A part of Streptomyces sp. NBC_01451 genomic DNA contains:
- a CDS encoding alpha/beta fold hydrolase, with protein sequence MSVWWESVPDSALWVRHLPQQSCVAVVVLHDGPAVGHRPARPWQLAALRMRPILRSAASAVSLDEALLGQVRYRCRGWNAGDAENDALRALSELGRLAGDAPVVLLGHGMGARVALRAAVHPQVRGVVALAPWLPVGEPVAHLAGRSILLVQGDDGTAACAQASNYVERARTTGARAGAVVVRRGGLWMMRRASTWHRTAASAVRQMSQPQAQGPHRAWASPVPVVV encoded by the coding sequence ATGTCGGTGTGGTGGGAGTCGGTGCCGGACTCGGCATTGTGGGTGCGCCATCTGCCGCAGCAGTCATGCGTGGCCGTGGTGGTGCTGCACGATGGCCCGGCCGTCGGTCATCGGCCCGCGCGCCCCTGGCAGCTGGCGGCTTTGCGGATGCGGCCCATCCTGCGGTCTGCGGCGTCGGCCGTGTCGTTGGACGAGGCGCTGCTGGGGCAGGTGCGCTATCGATGCCGCGGGTGGAACGCCGGCGACGCGGAGAATGATGCGCTGCGGGCCCTCAGTGAGTTGGGCCGGTTGGCCGGGGACGCCCCGGTGGTCCTGCTTGGGCATGGGATGGGCGCTCGTGTCGCGTTGCGGGCCGCCGTGCATCCCCAGGTGCGGGGCGTGGTGGCGCTGGCACCATGGCTCCCGGTGGGGGAACCTGTCGCGCACCTGGCAGGTCGGAGCATTCTGCTGGTCCAGGGGGACGACGGCACGGCTGCCTGTGCGCAGGCGTCGAATTATGTGGAGCGTGCGCGCACGACAGGCGCCCGGGCCGGGGCGGTGGTCGTCCGGCGTGGTGGTCTGTGGATGATGCGGCGGGCCAGCACGTGGCACCGCACCGCCGCATCAGCCGTTCGTCAGATGTCGCAGCCGCAGGCGCAGGGGCCTCACCGGGCGTGGGCCAGTCCGGTCCCCGTCGTCGTGTAG
- a CDS encoding zf-HC2 domain-containing protein, translated as MSLHTDLHTLVGAYSLHALPDDEHALFEAHLRDCRACAEEAENLTATATKLAAAITSPPAMS; from the coding sequence ATGAGCCTCCACACCGATCTGCACACTCTTGTCGGCGCCTACTCACTGCACGCTCTGCCCGACGACGAACACGCCCTGTTCGAAGCACATCTACGGGACTGCCGGGCCTGCGCCGAAGAGGCGGAGAACCTCACGGCGACTGCCACCAAGCTCGCCGCCGCCATCACGTCCCCGCCTGCAATGAGCTGA
- a CDS encoding fasciclin domain-containing protein: MSTRISRIAVTVAAAAVLPLALSACGSSDSDSAKSDSSTKASASAATSDDSMTGSTAASADQPFGTACASVPKSGAGSFDGMAQDPVATAASNNPALSTLVAAVTKAGLVDTLNNAQNITVFAPTNDAFAKIPKATLDKVLNDKAQLTKILTYHVVGQKLTPKDLEKGSFDTLETSKVTTSGSGESYTVNDSAKVVCGNVKTANANVYIIDTVLMPTS, from the coding sequence ATGAGCACCCGTATCAGCCGCATCGCCGTGACCGTAGCCGCCGCGGCCGTGCTCCCACTGGCCCTCAGCGCCTGCGGCAGCAGCGACAGCGACTCGGCGAAATCGGACTCCTCCACCAAGGCGTCGGCCTCCGCGGCCACCTCGGACGACAGCATGACCGGTTCGACCGCCGCCTCGGCGGACCAGCCGTTCGGTACCGCCTGCGCCTCGGTCCCCAAGAGCGGTGCCGGCTCGTTCGACGGCATGGCCCAGGACCCGGTGGCCACCGCCGCGTCCAACAACCCGGCCCTGTCCACACTGGTGGCGGCGGTGACGAAGGCCGGTCTCGTCGACACCCTCAACAACGCCCAGAACATCACCGTGTTCGCGCCGACCAACGACGCCTTCGCCAAGATCCCCAAGGCGACCCTCGACAAGGTCCTGAACGACAAGGCCCAGCTGACGAAGATCCTCACCTACCACGTGGTGGGCCAGAAGCTCACCCCGAAGGACCTGGAGAAGGGCTCCTTCGACACCCTGGAGACGTCGAAGGTGACCACCTCGGGCTCCGGTGAGTCCTACACCGTCAACGACTCCGCCAAGGTCGTCTGCGGCAACGTGAAGACCGCCAACGCCAACGTCTACATCATCGACACCGTCCTCATGCCGACCAGCTGA
- a CDS encoding sulfite oxidase, translated as MTDDEKKTWQHLGRALPALGALSGILAGFASLAAAELVSAAVRPQASPVVAVGGAAIDRTPAAVKDWAIRHFGTNDKLVLQLGILTLLALFALALGIFALRFRRTGAAGVLLFGAVGAAAAITRPDSTSLSDALPSVLGGIAGAVVLYVLLGYLAPRIPGPAAERAASEPEGPVSGAGWDRRGFVIAATAAAAASTGAGILGRTVNSASGQNAVASRNKVVLPRPASAAAAIPKGAQLRIPGISAFTTPNGDFYRVDTALVVPKVNATAWRLRIHGTGVRRPVSLSFDDLLRRDLVERDITLTCVSNEVGGPYVGNARWIGVRLADLLAECGVKPPSKGGPADQLVARSVDGMTIGSPVEDVMDGRDALLALGMNGEPLPFEHGFPVRMVVPGLYGFVSACKWIKDIELTTFDSYDPYWVKRGWARRAPIKTESRIDTPKPFARPKTGRVMVGGVAWAQHRGIDRVEVRVDDGPWQEARLAAEDTRDTWRQWSFPWQATKGGHTLTVRATDRTGQVQTEKRTQTIPDGASGWHSVVVTVD; from the coding sequence GTGACCGACGACGAGAAGAAAACGTGGCAGCACCTCGGCCGGGCGCTGCCGGCTCTGGGCGCCTTGAGCGGCATTTTGGCCGGCTTCGCCTCGCTCGCTGCCGCTGAGCTGGTGTCGGCTGCGGTGCGTCCGCAGGCCAGTCCGGTCGTGGCGGTCGGCGGCGCGGCGATCGACCGCACCCCGGCCGCTGTGAAGGACTGGGCTATCCGTCATTTCGGCACCAATGACAAGTTGGTTCTCCAGCTCGGAATTCTCACATTGCTGGCGCTTTTCGCACTGGCACTCGGAATTTTCGCACTGCGATTTCGGCGCACCGGAGCCGCCGGTGTCCTGCTTTTCGGAGCGGTCGGTGCAGCCGCAGCCATCACACGGCCGGATTCCACCAGTCTCTCCGATGCGCTGCCTTCCGTGCTGGGCGGAATCGCGGGAGCCGTGGTCCTCTACGTGCTGCTCGGCTACCTCGCACCCCGGATCCCGGGACCGGCCGCCGAACGAGCTGCCAGCGAACCAGAGGGTCCGGTTTCCGGCGCCGGTTGGGACCGCCGCGGCTTCGTGATCGCGGCCACGGCCGCTGCCGCCGCGTCCACCGGGGCCGGGATCCTCGGCCGGACAGTGAACAGCGCGAGCGGCCAGAACGCGGTCGCCTCACGCAACAAGGTCGTCCTGCCCCGCCCCGCCTCCGCAGCCGCCGCCATTCCCAAGGGTGCCCAGCTGCGGATCCCCGGGATCAGCGCGTTCACCACGCCGAACGGTGACTTCTACCGAGTGGACACCGCCCTCGTGGTGCCCAAGGTGAACGCCACGGCCTGGCGGCTGCGCATCCACGGCACGGGTGTACGACGCCCGGTCTCCCTCTCCTTCGACGACCTGCTGCGGCGCGATCTGGTCGAGCGGGACATCACTCTCACCTGTGTGTCGAACGAGGTCGGCGGCCCCTACGTCGGCAACGCCCGCTGGATCGGCGTACGACTGGCGGACCTGCTGGCCGAGTGCGGGGTGAAGCCACCCTCGAAGGGCGGCCCCGCCGACCAGTTGGTGGCCCGTTCCGTGGACGGGATGACGATCGGCAGCCCGGTCGAGGATGTGATGGACGGCCGCGACGCGCTGCTCGCCCTCGGCATGAACGGCGAACCGCTGCCCTTCGAGCACGGCTTCCCGGTCCGCATGGTGGTGCCCGGCCTCTACGGCTTCGTCTCCGCCTGCAAGTGGATCAAGGACATCGAGCTCACCACGTTCGACTCCTACGACCCCTACTGGGTCAAGCGCGGCTGGGCCCGCAGAGCGCCGATCAAGACCGAGTCCCGCATCGACACCCCCAAGCCGTTCGCCCGGCCCAAGACCGGCAGGGTCATGGTCGGCGGAGTCGCCTGGGCTCAGCACCGCGGCATCGACAGGGTCGAGGTCCGGGTCGACGACGGCCCCTGGCAGGAGGCCCGGCTGGCCGCCGAGGACACCCGCGACACCTGGCGTCAGTGGTCCTTCCCCTGGCAGGCCACCAAGGGCGGCCACACCCTCACTGTCCGCGCCACAGACCGCACCGGCCAGGTGCAGACCGAGAAACGCACACAGACCATCCCCGACGGCGCCAGCGGCTGGCACTCCGTGGTCGTCACCGTCGACTGA
- a CDS encoding helix-turn-helix domain-containing protein, which yields MTINLLPQHPMPSHPRRSDGKAPLPAPEERARLRRAWQLTDEQVAASFGVTTATVRSWESGRTTPTGLRRAAYAAFLSGLSQGLAPAAAGTAAPPVAVHPTRRAARRRPRRPADRPQARPARRHGPPTLSATPEVAPGRAPVSVALPVGAGPDPVTPARRRRLRIMAAAACAWTVFLHLMITSPPPHL from the coding sequence GTGACGATCAACCTTCTGCCCCAGCACCCCATGCCGTCCCACCCGCGCCGCAGCGACGGAAAGGCACCTCTGCCCGCGCCCGAGGAGCGCGCCCGCTTGCGCCGGGCGTGGCAGCTCACCGACGAACAGGTCGCCGCGTCATTCGGCGTGACCACGGCGACGGTGCGCTCCTGGGAAAGTGGCCGCACCACCCCGACCGGCCTTCGGCGGGCCGCCTACGCCGCGTTCCTGAGCGGCCTGTCCCAGGGACTGGCACCCGCCGCGGCCGGGACCGCAGCCCCACCAGTAGCGGTACACCCGACCCGCCGGGCCGCGAGGCGCCGCCCACGGCGGCCGGCCGACCGGCCGCAAGCCCGTCCGGCACGCCGCCACGGTCCGCCGACGCTGTCCGCGACGCCCGAGGTCGCACCCGGGAGAGCCCCGGTCTCGGTCGCCCTTCCCGTGGGAGCAGGTCCTGATCCCGTCACACCCGCGCGCCGCCGCAGACTGCGAATCATGGCAGCCGCGGCCTGCGCCTGGACCGTCTTCCTGCACCTCATGATTACCTCTCCGCCGCCGCACCTGTAG
- a CDS encoding cyclopropane-fatty-acyl-phospholipid synthase family protein has translation MNTIPTVRTGAAQRLAALAETALGGPLPLRLRAWDGSEAGPTGGPVVVVRSRRALRRLLWQPGELGLAQAYVTGEIDVEGDLAQGLRAMWAAARERRLHPPRLGLAGLVRATGTAALLGAAGPRPPAPASQARLRGGLHSRARDRAAISHHYDLSNDFYRLLLDETMAYSCGYWTGDEPDLTPAEAQLAKLELICRKLALTPGARLLDIGCGWGSLTLYAAQQYKAQVTAVTLAKEQAAHVREQVAERGMEHLVEVVCQDYRDITGGAYDAVSTVEMGEHVGDAEYPAFAAALYRLVRPRGRVLVQQMSRGTKAPGGGTFIEAYIAPDMHMRPLGETVALLEEAGLEVRSTESLREHYVRTVAAWHRTLEDRWKDFVRLVGEETARVWRLYLVGAALAFEERRMGVDQILSVRPTPGGDAGMPATPRDWYAGPDRP, from the coding sequence ATGAACACCATTCCCACTGTACGGACCGGCGCCGCCCAGCGGCTCGCCGCACTCGCCGAGACAGCGCTGGGCGGGCCTCTCCCGCTGCGGCTGCGTGCCTGGGACGGCAGCGAGGCAGGCCCGACCGGGGGACCGGTCGTCGTGGTCCGCTCCCGGCGCGCCCTGCGCCGCCTGCTGTGGCAGCCCGGAGAGCTGGGCCTGGCGCAGGCGTACGTCACCGGGGAGATCGACGTGGAGGGAGACCTGGCGCAGGGGCTGCGCGCGATGTGGGCAGCCGCACGGGAACGCCGCCTGCACCCGCCACGGCTCGGCCTCGCCGGCCTGGTGCGTGCGACCGGAACCGCCGCGCTGCTGGGCGCGGCCGGACCACGGCCGCCCGCCCCCGCCTCCCAGGCACGGCTGCGCGGTGGTCTCCACAGCAGGGCCCGCGACCGGGCCGCCATCAGCCACCACTACGACCTCTCCAACGACTTCTACCGCCTCCTCCTCGATGAGACCATGGCGTACTCGTGCGGCTACTGGACCGGCGACGAGCCGGACCTCACCCCCGCCGAGGCCCAGCTTGCCAAGCTGGAGCTGATCTGCCGCAAACTCGCTCTGACGCCCGGAGCCCGGCTGCTGGACATCGGCTGCGGCTGGGGTTCGCTCACCCTGTACGCCGCACAGCAGTACAAGGCGCAGGTCACCGCCGTCACCCTGGCCAAGGAGCAGGCGGCCCACGTCCGCGAACAGGTCGCCGAGCGCGGCATGGAACACCTGGTCGAGGTGGTGTGCCAGGACTACCGCGACATCACGGGCGGTGCCTACGACGCCGTCTCCACCGTCGAGATGGGCGAGCACGTCGGGGACGCCGAGTACCCGGCGTTCGCCGCCGCCCTGTACCGCCTGGTCCGGCCGCGGGGACGCGTGCTGGTGCAGCAGATGTCCCGAGGGACGAAGGCGCCGGGAGGCGGCACCTTCATCGAGGCGTACATCGCCCCCGACATGCACATGCGCCCGCTCGGGGAGACGGTCGCCCTGCTGGAGGAGGCCGGGTTGGAGGTCCGCTCGACCGAATCGCTGCGCGAACACTACGTTCGTACCGTCGCCGCCTGGCATCGAACTCTTGAGGACCGGTGGAAGGACTTCGTGCGGCTCGTCGGCGAGGAGACGGCCCGGGTGTGGCGGCTGTACCTGGTCGGTGCAGCCCTGGCATTCGAGGAGCGGCGGATGGGAGTGGACCAGATCCTGAGCGTGCGGCCGACACCCGGCGGGGATGCCGGCATGCCTGCGACGCCTCGGGACTGGTACGCGGGACCGGACCGGCCGTGA
- a CDS encoding anti-sigma factor, with protein MTTAELHLMTGAYALHALSDEERDAFERHLSACEPCTQETAELCATTARLGLAVSATPRREMREQVLRRITTVRQGSPGEPTPMRSGRARLRARQLSRWTLAACLAAAAALGGTTVWQHQRAEAALSQARRAEQGTARISAVLAAPDARTRVAKLADGATGTVVVSHERDQAVFLAAGMARPPAGKVYQLWFDDGGTMRSAGLMDPGRSDQAVLLQGGVDGASGMGVTVEPAGGSKQPTTSPLTLVHFPA; from the coding sequence ATGACCACCGCCGAACTGCACCTCATGACCGGTGCCTACGCCCTACACGCCCTGTCCGACGAAGAACGCGACGCGTTCGAGCGACACCTCTCCGCCTGCGAACCCTGCACTCAGGAGACCGCCGAGCTCTGTGCCACCACGGCCCGTCTGGGACTCGCCGTCTCTGCGACGCCTCGGCGGGAGATGCGCGAACAGGTGCTGCGCCGCATCACGACCGTCCGTCAGGGCTCCCCCGGCGAGCCGACGCCGATGCGTTCGGGCCGTGCCCGACTGCGGGCACGACAGCTGTCGCGGTGGACGCTGGCCGCCTGCCTCGCGGCTGCTGCCGCGCTCGGCGGCACCACGGTGTGGCAGCACCAGCGGGCCGAGGCCGCGCTCAGCCAGGCGCGCCGGGCCGAGCAGGGAACAGCGCGGATCAGCGCGGTGCTCGCCGCGCCGGACGCCAGGACCCGGGTCGCGAAGCTGGCCGACGGTGCCACCGGCACCGTGGTGGTATCGCACGAGCGGGACCAGGCGGTGTTCCTCGCCGCCGGGATGGCGCGTCCGCCGGCGGGGAAGGTCTACCAGCTGTGGTTCGACGACGGGGGCACCATGCGCTCCGCTGGTCTGATGGACCCCGGCCGCAGCGACCAGGCCGTCCTGCTGCAGGGGGGCGTGGACGGGGCGTCGGGCATGGGCGTCACCGTTGAACCCGCGGGCGGCTCGAAACAGCCCACCACCAGCCCGCTCACCCTGGTGCACTTTCCCGCCTGA
- a CDS encoding sigma-70 family RNA polymerase sigma factor, producing MREAVHIGRNPSMEPDLEELVGRVALGDEPAFASVYDAVVSPVLGVVRAVLRDQAQSEEVAQEVLVEVWRTAPRYRSDRGTAINWILTLAHRRAVDRVRHVEAVAARDHKAALLERTPEYDEVTEQVEARLEREQVRRCLRTLTDIQCQAVTLAYYRGLTYREVSEALALPLGTVKTRLRDGLIRLRDCLGVTA from the coding sequence GTGAGAGAAGCCGTACATATCGGCAGGAACCCATCGATGGAGCCGGACCTGGAAGAGCTGGTGGGCCGCGTGGCTCTGGGGGATGAGCCTGCGTTCGCTTCTGTCTACGACGCCGTCGTAAGTCCGGTTCTCGGTGTCGTCCGTGCCGTGCTGCGTGATCAGGCACAGTCCGAGGAAGTGGCCCAGGAGGTTCTGGTAGAAGTGTGGCGCACCGCTCCCCGCTACCGTTCCGACCGCGGCACGGCGATCAACTGGATCCTCACCCTCGCCCATCGCCGGGCCGTGGACCGCGTCCGGCACGTGGAAGCCGTGGCCGCCCGGGACCACAAGGCCGCCCTACTGGAGCGCACCCCCGAGTACGACGAGGTGACCGAACAGGTCGAGGCACGGCTGGAACGGGAACAGGTGCGGCGCTGTCTGCGCACGCTGACCGACATCCAGTGCCAGGCGGTCACCCTGGCCTACTACCGCGGACTGACCTACCGCGAGGTCTCAGAAGCACTCGCCCTCCCACTGGGCACCGTAAAAACCCGCCTGCGCGACGGACTGATCCGGCTGCGCGACTGCCTGGGGGTGACCGCATGA
- a CDS encoding IS3 family transposase: protein MLIEKVFAMSDSTYGHRRVQAQLERWGVTAGLGPVRRLMRELGLVPCQPRPKRFNLTQAAAGPVPDLAGRDFTADAPGERLVGDIS, encoded by the coding sequence TTGCTCATCGAGAAGGTCTTCGCCATGTCCGACAGCACCTACGGGCACCGGCGCGTCCAGGCCCAGCTGGAGCGCTGGGGCGTCACCGCCGGCCTGGGCCCGGTCCGCCGCCTCATGCGTGAACTGGGCCTGGTTCCCTGCCAGCCGCGGCCGAAGAGGTTCAACCTCACTCAGGCTGCGGCTGGCCCGGTGCCAGACCTCGCCGGTCGCGACTTCACTGCGGATGCGCCCGGTGAAAGGCTCGTCGGTGACATTTCCTGA
- a CDS encoding IS3 family transposase produces MAESFFGALKNKRVSRVTYLTREAARQDIARYIEFRNNCKRLYSVMGYRPPREVHAEYEKLRIVA; encoded by the coding sequence ATGGCCGAATCGTTCTTCGGCGCCCTGAAGAACAAGCGCGTATCAAGGGTGACTTACCTGACTCGCGAGGCCGCCCGGCAGGACATCGCTCGCTACATCGAATTCAGGAACAACTGCAAACGTCTCTACTCGGTGATGGGTTACCGTCCTCCGCGCGAAGTCCACGCCGAGTACGAGAAGTTGCGAATCGTGGCATGA
- a CDS encoding peptidase inhibitor family I36 protein, whose protein sequence is MPRIGLIEAINPPMWGLHRFITFCRTDQACDLRASAPAEQLRPARTTYTTLQTRAARHPFTRSSPSHCNPSRRRPVFPGSTRGTTVFSEGNDPVTYKQLLQRMALPATIATAMVGSGLAAAPAASAAPSDCPDHYVCIFQNVDYGGRWIGNLEGHDRPNVGDYMNDRASSIINNTNYSITFYEHANYGGASVSVGPRIQVRSLGSWNDSISSWRNLCGWHPTLCG, encoded by the coding sequence ATGCCGAGAATCGGCCTCATTGAGGCCATAAATCCCCCGATGTGGGGATTGCACCGGTTCATCACGTTCTGCCGCACGGATCAGGCGTGCGATCTGCGCGCGTCCGCGCCTGCTGAACAGCTACGTCCGGCGCGCACCACGTACACCACCCTTCAGACGCGCGCAGCACGCCATCCCTTTACCCGATCGTCACCTTCTCATTGCAACCCGTCCCGTCGCCGCCCCGTCTTCCCGGGCAGCACTCGGGGGACAACCGTTTTCTCAGAAGGGAATGACCCAGTGACCTACAAGCAACTCCTTCAGCGAATGGCTTTACCGGCGACGATAGCAACCGCCATGGTGGGCAGCGGTCTAGCTGCCGCGCCTGCCGCGAGTGCCGCCCCCAGTGACTGCCCTGACCACTATGTATGCATTTTCCAGAACGTAGATTACGGGGGGCGCTGGATCGGCAATCTCGAGGGTCATGACCGTCCCAATGTCGGTGACTACATGAACGACCGAGCCAGTTCCATCATCAACAACACTAATTACTCGATCACCTTTTACGAGCACGCGAACTATGGAGGGGCTAGCGTCTCGGTGGGTCCGCGCATTCAGGTTCGTAGCCTGGGAAGCTGGAACGACAGCATCAGCTCATGGCGAAACCTTTGCGGGTGGCACCCCACCCTGTGTGGGTAG
- a CDS encoding transposase, whose translation MSLQPHSGAEIPPLTARVARAANPKGTTAMWIRDRLDGLWRDEDFTAWYPRDGRPVLSPAQLATVCVLQYAMNLSDRQAAEAVRCRIDFKYALGLDLDDPGFQHSVLSDFRDRLAEGDRADRLLGLALTRIRRAGLLKGRVTQRTVSTHVLSAARELTRLELVAEAVRAVLEEVARDAPEVLDELVTAEWAQRYGRPVRLCSQPSHPVARLEQVGNDARELLQRLDARFPGGAPAQAKVLRTILVQHFLVDAKGRFRPRTKRDGRPPSRIQIESPYETEARWTRRGDTHWTGYLVHVTETCDDKRINVINDVATAVSSADSQALPGIHARLRRLRLLPDRHLVDGGYTSVAGMDAAARLHRVTLIGPLPPSTTPQHRANDGFGRENFIIDFDQREVTCHNGQVSGNWQDLPVAEPTKVTVRFDARQCGRCPERAKCTPGPFRSLYFPTRRLHELQTKNRADQQDADWRQLYGRRSGAEGTIEEFANGHRGRRCRYRGLARTHVQHVLTALAINVERLSLQEPADDSYRPRPPTAFQQYLDARDLPRPLWWRQGK comes from the coding sequence GTGTCCCTCCAACCTCACTCCGGAGCCGAGATCCCGCCGCTGACCGCCCGGGTTGCCCGCGCGGCCAACCCCAAGGGCACCACCGCGATGTGGATCCGCGACCGCCTCGATGGCCTCTGGCGTGACGAGGACTTCACCGCCTGGTACCCGCGTGACGGCCGCCCTGTGCTCTCACCCGCCCAGCTCGCCACCGTCTGCGTGCTGCAGTACGCGATGAACCTCTCCGACCGCCAGGCCGCCGAGGCGGTGCGCTGCCGAATCGACTTCAAGTACGCCCTCGGACTGGACCTGGACGATCCCGGCTTCCAGCACAGCGTCCTGTCCGACTTCCGCGACCGGCTCGCCGAAGGCGACCGCGCCGACCGGCTGCTGGGCCTCGCACTCACCCGGATCCGACGGGCCGGCCTGCTCAAGGGGCGCGTCACGCAGCGCACCGTCTCCACCCACGTCCTGTCCGCCGCACGGGAGTTGACCCGCCTGGAGCTGGTGGCCGAGGCGGTCCGCGCCGTGCTGGAAGAGGTGGCCCGCGACGCGCCAGAGGTGCTGGATGAGCTGGTCACCGCCGAATGGGCCCAACGCTACGGCCGGCCGGTGCGCCTGTGCTCCCAGCCCAGCCACCCCGTTGCCCGCCTGGAGCAGGTGGGCAACGACGCCCGCGAGCTGCTGCAACGCCTTGACGCCCGGTTCCCCGGCGGCGCTCCGGCGCAGGCGAAGGTGCTCCGAACGATCCTGGTGCAGCACTTCCTGGTGGATGCCAAGGGGCGGTTCAGGCCGCGCACGAAGCGCGACGGCCGGCCGCCCTCCCGGATTCAGATCGAGTCGCCGTATGAGACCGAGGCGCGCTGGACGCGCCGTGGCGACACCCACTGGACCGGCTACCTCGTGCACGTGACCGAGACCTGCGACGACAAGCGGATCAACGTCATCAACGACGTGGCCACCGCCGTCTCCAGCGCGGACAGCCAGGCGCTGCCCGGCATCCACGCCCGCCTCAGGCGGCTGCGCCTGCTGCCGGACCGGCACCTGGTCGACGGCGGCTACACCTCCGTGGCCGGCATGGACGCCGCCGCCCGCCTGCACCGCGTCACTCTGATCGGGCCGCTTCCGCCCAGCACCACCCCGCAGCACCGGGCCAACGACGGATTCGGCCGGGAGAACTTCATCATCGACTTCGACCAGCGCGAGGTCACCTGCCACAACGGGCAGGTCAGCGGCAACTGGCAGGACCTGCCGGTGGCCGAGCCGACCAAGGTCACAGTCCGGTTCGACGCCCGCCAGTGCGGCCGCTGCCCCGAGCGGGCCAAGTGCACTCCAGGCCCGTTTCGCAGCCTGTACTTTCCCACCCGCCGCCTGCACGAACTCCAAACCAAGAACCGCGCCGACCAGCAGGACGCGGACTGGCGCCAACTCTACGGGCGACGCTCGGGGGCCGAGGGCACCATCGAGGAGTTCGCCAACGGCCACCGCGGACGCCGGTGCCGCTACCGTGGCCTGGCCAGGACGCACGTCCAGCACGTCCTGACCGCACTCGCGATCAACGTCGAGCGGCTGAGCCTTCAAGAACCCGCCGACGACTCGTACCGGCCCCGCCCTCCCACAGCATTCCAGCAGTACCTCGACGCACGCGACTTACCCCGGCCACTGTGGTGGCGCCAAGGGAAGTGA